AGTTTGTTTTATGCATGGATGGCTATTAGAAATCTTTGGAACAGACCACTATTACTAAAATATAAGAACATTACAGATAGTTCAAGTGGAATAGTTAATAAATCTGAATACAATTCAGTTGAAAGCTTACGTATAAATATTGAAATAGCTAAGTATAAAGGGATTATTTCTTTGATAGTAGCTATAGTACTAACGGTATTAATGACATTAAAGTCAACACCTCAAATCACTGCAGAAACACGTGACTTAAGTATCTCATTTTTCATACTCAGCTTATTTATCATTATTATATTTGCAGTTTGGGATTTGTTTATTAGAGTTAGAAAAGGAGCGTTTGCTTTTGTTGTAATAAGGCCAATATTATTTAGTTGTTGGTTATTTATTTTGAATATGATTTTATCAAGATTATTATAATTGTATTACATATAGGTGTGGGTAAATTTTTATTTATGAAATGATAAAAAAGTATATACTATTAATATCTTTTTTACTATAATTATAAATAGTTAAATAAATTGAAAGACAAAATAATGAGTAGGAGTTAATGAGATGGAAAACCAAAAACAAGGCAATGGCTTAAAAATTGCAACATGGGTATTTATTGTATTAACAGTAGTTACACCGCTATTTGGTATTGGAAGTATTGTTTGTAGTATTAATTATAAAAAATACGATGCTGAAAAAGGTTCGAAGTTATTGCAAATTGCAATTATCGTAACAATAATTGCTTTTGTTTTAAATTTATTAGCATATTTAGGTTTAAGATAAGTAAAACGAATTTGAAGAAGCATTAAGCGACATTTGGGTGTTGTTTAATGCTTTTTATTTAACGGAAATAAGTGTAGAGAATAAATTAATAGTTTAATCAAGAGATATTTCGAACACATAGGGGCGATAACATGACTTTCGAAGAAAAATTAAGTGAAATGTATAGCGAGATTGCGAATAAGATTAGCAGCATGATACCGGTAGAGTGGGAAAAGGTATATGCAATGGCATATATAGATGACGGAGGAGGAGAAGTGTTCTACTATTACACAGAACCTGGAAGTAATGAATTATACTACTATACTAGTGTATTAAATAAATATGATATATCGGAATCGGAATTTATGGATTCAGTGTATGAGTTGTATAAACAATTTCAAAATTTAAGGAATTTATTTAAAGAAGAAGGACATGAACCATGGACATCATGCGAATTTGACTTTACAAGAGAAGGTGAATTAAAAGTTTCATTTGATTATATTGATTGGATAAATTCAGAATTTGGTCAAGTAGGTCGACAAAATTACTATAAGTATAGAAAATTTGGAATTTTACCAGAAACGGAATATGAAATTAATAAAGTTAAAGAAATCGAGCAATATGTTAAAGAGCAAGAAGAAGCTGAACAATAGAGGCGATAACATGAATTTCGAAGAAAAATTAAGTGAAATGTACAATAAAATTGCAAATGAGATCAATGAAATGATACCAGTAGAGTGGGAAAAGGTATATGTAATTGCATATGTGGACGATGGAGGTGGGCAAGTTATATTTTATTATACCAAGCCCAGAAATGATGAGCTGTATTATTATTCGAGTATCGTTGAAGATTATAATGTTTTAGAAGAAATCTTTGATGATTTATGGATGGAACTTTATAGATCATTTAAAAAATTAAGAAATATATTTAAAGAAGAAAGTCTTGAACCATGGACATCATGTGAATTTGACTTTACAAAAGAAGATAAATTAAAAGTTTCATTTGATTATATTGATTGGAAGAATACAGAATTTGATCAATTAGGCCAAGAAAACTACTATAACTATAGAAAATTCGGAATTATACCAGAAATGGAATATGAAATGGAAGAGGTTAAACAAATCGAGCAATATATTAAAGAGCAAGAAGAAGCTGAACAATAGAGGCGATAACATGATTTTCGAAGAAAAACTAAATGAAATGTACAACGAGATTGCGAATAAAATTAGTAGCATGATACCAGTAGAATGGGAAAAGGTATATACAATGGCTTATATAGATGATGGAGGAGGTGAAGTATTCTTTAATTATA
The genomic region above belongs to Staphylococcus aureus and contains:
- a CDS encoding DUF5080 family protein — its product is MEFLLLIVVAGLYYIIYLTAVMYSEKIVVLPIIIYAIVFVIIGITYIFIGDSYDQLTNFNVILYMGSLFYAWMAIRNLWNRPLLLKYKNITDSSSGIVNKSEYNSVESLRINIEIAKYKGIISLIVAIVLTVLMTLKSTPQITAETRDLSISFFILSLFIIIIFAVWDLFIRVRKGAFAFVVIRPILFSCWLFILNMILSRLL
- a CDS encoding TIGR01741 family protein, with product MTFEEKLSEMYSEIANKISSMIPVEWEKVYAMAYIDDGGGEVFYYYTEPGSNELYYYTSVLNKYDISESEFMDSVYELYKQFQNLRNLFKEEGHEPWTSCEFDFTREGELKVSFDYIDWINSEFGQVGRQNYYKYRKFGILPETEYEINKVKEIEQYVKEQEEAEQ
- a CDS encoding TIGR01741 family protein, with product MNFEEKLSEMYNKIANEINEMIPVEWEKVYVIAYVDDGGGQVIFYYTKPRNDELYYYSSIVEDYNVLEEIFDDLWMELYRSFKKLRNIFKEESLEPWTSCEFDFTKEDKLKVSFDYIDWKNTEFDQLGQENYYNYRKFGIIPEMEYEMEEVKQIEQYIKEQEEAEQ